The Nycticebus coucang isolate mNycCou1 chromosome 5, mNycCou1.pri, whole genome shotgun sequence genome window below encodes:
- the LOC128586054 gene encoding proto-oncogene Mas, with amino-acid sequence MNASTPGNASVGGARRQVPAVHWVIMSVSPLGFVENGILLWFLCFRMRRNPFTVYITHLAIADISLLFCIFILSIDYALDYEISSGHYYTTVTLSVTFLFGYNAGLYLLTAISVERCLSVLYPIWYRCHRPKHQSACVCALLWALSCLVTTMEHAMCINSGEESHSQSDCRAVIIFIAVLSFLVFTPLMVASSTILVVKIRKNTWTPHSSKLYLVIIATIIIFLIFAMPMRLLYLLYYEYWSAFGSLHHISLLFSTINSSANPFIYFFVGSSKKKRFKESLKVVLTRAFKDETQPRRQEDNCNAVSLETVV; translated from the coding sequence ATGAACGCCTCCACCCCCGGGAACGCCTCTGTGGGGGGCGCACGCCGGCAGGTCCCCGCCGTGCACTGGGTGATCATGAGCgtctccccactgggctttgtgGAGAACGGGATTCTGCTCTGGTTCCTCTGCTTCCGCATGAGGAGAAACCCCTTTACCGTCTACATCACCCACTTGGCCATCGCCGACATCTCCTTACTCTTTTGCATCTTCATCCTGTCTATTGACTACGCTTTAGATTATGAGATCTCCTCTGGCCACTACTACACAACTGTCACCTTATCGGTGACGTTCCTGTTTGGCTACAATGCAGGCCTGTACCTGCTGACGGCCATTAGTGTGGAGAGGTGCCTGTCGGTCCTGTACCCCATCTGGTACCGCTGCCACCGCCCCAAGCACCAGTCAGCATGTGTCTGTGCCCTCCTGTGGGCACTTTCTTGCTTGGTGACCACGATGGAACATGCCATGTGCATCAACAGTGGAGAAGAGAGCCACTCTCAAAGTGACTGCAGGGCAGTCATCATCTTTATAGCCGTTCTGAGCTTCCTGGTCTTCACCCCACTCATGGTGGCTTCCAGCACCATCCTGGTGGTGAAGATCCGGAAGAACACATGGACGCCCCATTCCTCAAAGCTGTACCTAGTGATCATAGCCACCATCATCATCTTCCTCATTTTCGCCATGCCCATGAGGCTCCTCTACCTGCTGTACTACGAGTACTGGTCGGCATTCGGGAGCCTGCACCacatctccctcctcttctccactATCAACAGCAGCGCCAaccctttcatttatttctttgtgggcaGTAGTAAGAAGAAGCGGTTCAAGGAGTCTCTAAAAGTGGTTCTGACCCGGGCTTTCAAAGATGAGACACAGCCGAGGCGCCAGGAAGACAACTGTAACGCTGTCTCACTTGAGACGGTCGTCTAA